Proteins encoded in a region of the Panicum hallii strain FIL2 chromosome 3, PHallii_v3.1, whole genome shotgun sequence genome:
- the LOC112886341 gene encoding protein LURP-one-related 7-like: MEQPAACAPPPARAPVPVAWSVVPVDFTVVKKGPEMAMHDVTGALAFRVAGGGAGGTALFDAAGVVLVTVRTCGQGEWQAFSGSSLEQRHIIFSAKVISTSSSQKEVYVFIPPRSSFEDPKPSYRLLGSTFRRACTVIKGDSIVAQTNLLYKLKKTIYSRRKFRVTIYPGHDNILVMAMIMTFFVEK; encoded by the exons ATGGAGCAGCCCGCCGCTTGCGCCCCGCCGCCAGCGCGGGCACCGGTTCCCGTTGCTTGGTCCGTTGTCCCAGTAGACTTCACGGTCGTCAAGAAGGGGCCCGAGATGGCGATGCACGACGTGACCGGCGCCCTCGCGTTCCGCGTTGCGGGCGGCGGTGCCGGTGGCACGGCTCTCTTCGACGCCGCTGGGGTTGTTCTGGTCACCGTCAGGACCTGCGGCCAG GGTGAGTGGCAAGCATTCAGTGGAAGCAGTTTGGAACAGAGACACATTATTTTCAGTGCGAAAGTTATATCTACTTCTTCAAGTCAAAAGGAGGTATATGTATTCATCCCACCAAGAAGCAGTTTTGAAGATCCAAAACCAAGCTACAGGCTCTTAGGAAGTACATTTCGAAGAGCATGCACAGTAATAAAGGGGGACTCCATCGTTGCTCAG ACAAATCTCTTGTATAAACTCAAGAAGACTATATATTCACGGCGTAAGTTCAGAGTGACTATATACCCTGGACATGATAACATCCTCGTCATGGCAATGATTATGACCTTCTTTGTAGAAAAATGA